In Bacillus sp. DX3.1, the following proteins share a genomic window:
- a CDS encoding multidrug efflux MFS transporter — MANWKRNLIICWLGCFTTAAGMSLVIPFLSFYIEELGVSGTSNIAEWSGIAFGVTFLMGAIVSPLWGKLGDIHGRKLMLIRASLGMAIIMTLMGFVTNIYQLVALRFLMGAVSGFLSTAMTFIAAETPQKRSGWAISTLSTGGVSGSLLGPLLGGYLSELIGMRHVFLVTGGFLFLSFLIVIFFLHESNSITEKKEQPKKVWTMVPAKSFITSLFVATFMIQLANMSIQPIITLYVKHLAGANTTHIETVAGVVMSATGLAVILAAPRLGRLSDRIGPQKILVVALFIAGIIFIPQAFVTSPWQLLVLRFLLGIAQAGLLPSVQTLLKKHIPNHVTGRIFGYNQSFQFLGNMIGPVLGGQLAAHAGFQYVFFSTATLLFITCIWVYFNSKSIQTSEQVHLKVS, encoded by the coding sequence ATGGCCAACTGGAAAAGAAATTTAATCATTTGTTGGCTTGGTTGTTTTACTACTGCAGCTGGAATGAGTTTAGTTATTCCGTTTTTATCCTTTTACATTGAGGAGTTAGGAGTGTCTGGTACTTCTAACATTGCAGAGTGGTCAGGAATTGCATTTGGTGTAACATTTTTAATGGGTGCGATTGTATCACCTTTATGGGGAAAACTTGGTGATATACATGGCCGAAAATTGATGCTCATTCGTGCAAGCCTTGGTATGGCGATTATTATGACACTCATGGGATTTGTAACCAATATATATCAATTAGTTGCTCTCCGTTTTCTTATGGGAGCTGTATCTGGTTTTCTTTCAACAGCAATGACATTTATCGCAGCAGAGACACCGCAAAAACGTTCTGGCTGGGCAATTTCTACTTTATCAACCGGTGGTGTAAGTGGTTCATTACTTGGACCATTGCTCGGAGGATACCTATCTGAATTAATCGGAATGCGTCACGTGTTCTTAGTAACGGGCGGTTTTTTATTTCTCTCTTTTTTAATTGTCATTTTCTTTTTACATGAATCTAATTCGATAACAGAAAAAAAAGAGCAGCCAAAGAAAGTGTGGACGATGGTCCCGGCAAAATCTTTTATTACGAGTTTATTTGTAGCCACCTTTATGATTCAACTTGCGAATATGTCGATTCAGCCAATCATTACGTTGTATGTGAAGCATTTAGCAGGTGCAAATACTACTCATATTGAAACGGTTGCTGGTGTAGTTATGTCTGCAACAGGTTTAGCTGTTATTCTAGCAGCTCCTAGATTAGGACGATTGTCGGATCGTATTGGCCCACAAAAAATACTCGTTGTTGCTTTATTTATTGCAGGAATTATTTTTATCCCACAAGCATTTGTGACTTCTCCTTGGCAATTATTAGTGCTTCGTTTTCTGCTAGGGATTGCGCAAGCTGGATTGTTACCTTCTGTACAAACTCTATTAAAAAAACATATACCAAATCATGTTACTGGACGTATTTTCGGATACAATCAATCATTTCAATTTTTAGGAAATATGATTGGTCCTGTTCTAGGCGGACAACTTGCTGCACATGCCGGATTTCAGTATGTATTTTTCTCTACAGCAACGCTTTTGTTTATTACTTGCATTTGGGTATACTTCAACAGTAAAAGCATTCAAACATCGGAACAGGTTCATTTAAAGGTTAGTTAA
- a CDS encoding GNAT family N-acetyltransferase yields the protein MIVREALSNEANELSKIALESKATWDYSEEFILACKEDLTITEQYIENNYVYILEKEGVKIGFFSFERKEVDSLDFLYLHPVYKGKGYGKILWECVVQQAIKIGITSFTIDSDSNAKGFYLKMGAKRIGETPSTVFKDRALPLLRYDV from the coding sequence ATGATAGTTAGAGAAGCTTTATCAAATGAAGCAAACGAACTAAGTAAAATTGCCTTAGAATCAAAAGCAACGTGGGATTATAGTGAAGAATTTATATTGGCATGTAAGGAAGATTTAACAATTACGGAACAGTATATTGAGAATAACTATGTTTATATTTTAGAAAAGGAAGGCGTGAAAATTGGCTTTTTCTCATTCGAAAGGAAAGAAGTTGATAGCCTCGATTTTCTATATTTACACCCAGTCTATAAAGGAAAAGGTTATGGAAAAATTCTTTGGGAATGTGTTGTTCAACAAGCGATTAAAATAGGAATAACTAGCTTTACAATTGATAGCGATTCCAATGCGAAAGGCTTTTACTTAAAAATGGGTGCGAAACGAATAGGAGAAACACCATCGACAGTTTTTAAAGATCGTGCACTTCCACTTTTGCGGTATGATGTATAA
- a CDS encoding GNAT family N-acetyltransferase: protein MEKYQFTNRVNRIFHIARKEAECSDHIIQPLHLFIGACKEGTGVCSELYMYLFHHVGIDFLTKLSKLNTLCSEDESYVEINGYKVSSKTVEILKIAYRKMECFNQVYINEGHILSTILQQDEGIQSLLEVNVRQGILNIVSVPRDMTVNLIGYEKADMNDSNVFMRRATVDDFKELIQFVQLEFGERWIDSVKTGFQSHLEIPIYLAVKNEKIIGFACYDVVRGKKGLFGPMGTSKENRVQGVGAALLHHCLYDMKRIGYEYAIIGQAGPVEFYERMCNARLIPII from the coding sequence ATGGAGAAATATCAATTCACAAACCGAGTAAATAGAATTTTTCATATTGCACGTAAAGAAGCTGAATGTAGCGATCATATCATTCAGCCACTGCACCTTTTTATCGGAGCATGTAAAGAGGGTACAGGAGTTTGTAGTGAATTATATATGTATTTATTTCATCATGTTGGTATAGACTTTCTTACAAAGCTATCAAAATTGAATACACTGTGCTCTGAGGATGAAAGTTATGTAGAGATAAATGGGTATAAAGTTTCTTCTAAAACAGTAGAGATTTTAAAAATTGCTTACCGTAAGATGGAATGTTTTAACCAAGTGTATATAAATGAAGGACATATATTAAGCACGATTCTTCAACAGGATGAAGGTATCCAATCTTTACTAGAGGTTAATGTGAGACAAGGGATTTTGAATATCGTTTCTGTTCCAAGAGACATGACAGTGAATCTTATAGGATATGAAAAGGCTGATATGAATGATTCGAATGTTTTTATGAGAAGGGCGACTGTTGATGATTTCAAAGAGCTCATACAGTTTGTACAATTAGAGTTTGGTGAAAGATGGATAGATTCTGTGAAGACTGGTTTTCAATCACATCTGGAAATACCAATCTATCTCGCAGTGAAGAATGAAAAGATTATTGGGTTTGCTTGTTATGATGTTGTAAGAGGAAAGAAAGGGTTATTTGGACCGATGGGAACCTCTAAAGAAAATCGTGTACAAGGTGTGGGCGCAGCGCTACTACATCATTGTTTGTATGATATGAAGCGAATCGGTTATGAATATGCGATTATAGGCCAAGCAGGTCCGGTTGAATTTTATGAAAGAATGTGTAACGCGCGATTAATACCGATTATATAA
- a CDS encoding HAMP domain-containing sensor histidine kinase → MRKSTSLLRRYLLIIFVALILLPLIVPLSSFFLTNSLERIEDLDPYYGTEQIEEKWANQAKALHEENPEEIEKALQLFREQYPEGSMFWIDGQGQTRFQIPEKQNIPQHWSASDTVAFMKKSFEGDPFTVVSYMGKKKQGAFMVFQIPRKYLKAPIVQIRERYEVVFELVIITFFAIFIVCSIIFFLKIRKRLLKLQKAMEFPKDQSIPLAVQISKKDEVGLLEESFNKMVEALHKSRMKGEEEEQFRRKLIADLSHDLRTPLTAMRAQIDSLKEEVISAKGNETIELIDEKINYLAELIENLLSYSLITAKKYPYHPEPTDMTRLTRKLVASWYDMLDEQGFEVDIVIPEKPLFWNIDANWFQRIIDNVIQNVIRHAKDGRFIGIYINHEEETIIVVDHGPGFQNAPSVNKGAGIGLSIIAVMAKEMEIEWRIDSDDTGAKILFKKLV, encoded by the coding sequence ATGAGGAAAAGTACGTCTTTATTACGAAGATATCTTCTTATTATTTTTGTGGCACTTATATTGTTACCTTTAATTGTGCCACTGAGTTCGTTTTTTTTAACAAATTCATTAGAGCGGATAGAGGATCTAGATCCCTATTATGGCACTGAACAAATTGAAGAAAAATGGGCTAATCAGGCGAAAGCGTTGCATGAAGAGAATCCAGAGGAAATTGAGAAGGCGCTTCAGCTGTTTCGTGAACAATATCCGGAAGGCTCTATGTTTTGGATAGATGGACAAGGACAAACACGTTTTCAAATTCCTGAAAAACAAAATATTCCACAGCACTGGTCTGCAAGTGACACGGTAGCATTTATGAAAAAAAGTTTCGAGGGGGATCCATTTACCGTCGTATCTTATATGGGAAAAAAGAAACAAGGTGCATTTATGGTATTTCAAATTCCGAGGAAATATTTGAAAGCACCAATCGTTCAAATACGAGAAAGATACGAAGTCGTATTTGAATTAGTAATCATCACTTTCTTTGCCATATTTATTGTTTGTTCTATCATATTTTTTCTTAAAATTAGAAAACGGTTGCTAAAGTTACAAAAGGCGATGGAATTTCCAAAGGATCAGTCTATTCCATTAGCAGTTCAAATATCAAAGAAGGACGAGGTTGGTTTATTAGAAGAATCCTTTAATAAAATGGTAGAAGCTTTACATAAAAGTCGAATGAAGGGGGAAGAAGAGGAACAGTTTCGTAGAAAGTTAATTGCAGATCTTTCTCATGACTTGAGAACACCTTTAACCGCAATGCGTGCACAAATTGATTCATTGAAAGAAGAGGTCATTTCAGCAAAAGGAAATGAAACGATAGAATTAATAGATGAAAAAATTAATTACTTGGCGGAGCTTATTGAAAATTTATTATCGTACTCTTTAATAACAGCAAAAAAGTATCCGTACCATCCAGAACCAACGGATATGACACGTCTAACAAGAAAGCTTGTAGCATCATGGTATGACATGTTGGATGAACAAGGATTTGAAGTTGATATTGTCATTCCGGAAAAGCCACTCTTTTGGAATATTGATGCCAATTGGTTTCAAAGAATCATAGACAATGTGATTCAAAATGTCATTCGCCATGCGAAAGATGGGAGATTTATCGGTATTTATATAAATCATGAAGAAGAGACAATTATAGTTGTCGATCATGGACCTGGTTTTCAAAATGCACCTTCAGTTAATAAAGGTGCAGGAATTGGATTGTCCATTATTGCCGTTATGGCAAAAGAAATGGAAATCGAGTGGCGAATAGATTCTGATGATACAGGAGCAAAAATTTTATTTAAAAAGCTGGTTTAA
- a CDS encoding alpha/beta hydrolase, translating into MNIQESFVMALDGSEIYLRKWLPENELRGIVQIAHGMTEHAGVYTECIEALLKAGYGVYAHDHRGHGQTVKQEEDYGHFEPNVGWDQAVSDVTFVSELIRKEYDCPLFLLGHSMGSFLSRRAVQLRGELYDGFLISGTGGNPGLLGVIGHKVATVEMKLRGAKKKSPMLNFLSFGNFNSNFKPNRTKFDWLSSDTNQVDRYIEDPLCGFICTTSFYRELFNGVLTVNKPEEYKKTPKDLPIHIFSGDRDPVGDMGKGVQEVYDMYKKCGVKDVTIRLYENGRHEMFHEVNRHEVFQDLISWLNEHIV; encoded by the coding sequence ATGAACATACAAGAAAGCTTCGTTATGGCACTGGATGGATCGGAAATTTATCTACGTAAATGGTTGCCAGAAAATGAGCTGCGTGGGATTGTACAAATTGCACATGGTATGACAGAACATGCTGGTGTCTATACAGAATGTATTGAGGCGTTATTAAAGGCTGGATATGGTGTGTATGCTCATGATCATCGCGGGCATGGACAAACAGTGAAGCAGGAAGAAGATTATGGTCATTTTGAACCAAATGTTGGCTGGGACCAAGCTGTTTCTGACGTGACTTTTGTTTCAGAGCTGATCCGTAAAGAGTATGATTGCCCGCTCTTTTTACTAGGACATAGCATGGGTTCTTTTCTATCAAGACGTGCTGTGCAGCTTCGCGGTGAGTTATATGATGGATTCCTTATTTCTGGAACGGGTGGGAACCCTGGGCTTTTAGGAGTAATTGGTCATAAAGTTGCAACGGTTGAAATGAAACTTCGCGGTGCGAAAAAGAAAAGTCCAATGCTAAATTTTTTATCATTCGGTAATTTTAACTCGAATTTTAAGCCGAACCGTACGAAATTTGATTGGCTTTCTTCGGATACGAATCAAGTTGATAGATATATAGAGGATCCATTATGTGGATTTATTTGTACAACGAGCTTTTACCGTGAATTATTTAACGGTGTGCTGACAGTAAACAAGCCTGAAGAATACAAGAAAACACCAAAAGATCTTCCAATACATATTTTTTCTGGTGATCGTGATCCAGTTGGAGATATGGGAAAAGGCGTACAAGAAGTATACGACATGTATAAAAAATGCGGCGTAAAAGATGTAACGATCCGTTTATATGAAAACGGAAGACATGAAATGTTCCATGAAGTAAATCGTCATGAAGTATTCCAAGATTTGATTTCTTGGCTAAACGAGCATATTGTGTAA
- a CDS encoding pentapeptide repeat-containing protein, with translation MTEFINKEYIEIDFRDVAIKEEELRNCTFMKCRFRGVDAAEILTQNCHFIECDFTGTLFNASIHKGSTFANCKFFGANLFVSKFEECKMTGSDFEEANLDGMTIEGGDWSYTNLRFANLSKQKLKGIRLVEADLYECNLEKTDLRDADLTGALLGKAKLVGADLRGATVDRIDFKSFDLKNVRLDVAQAVAVAKCYGAKIN, from the coding sequence ATGACTGAATTTATCAATAAGGAATATATAGAAATAGATTTTCGAGACGTTGCTATAAAAGAAGAGGAGCTAAGAAACTGTACATTTATGAAATGTCGTTTCAGAGGTGTAGATGCAGCAGAGATTTTAACACAAAACTGCCACTTTATCGAATGTGATTTTACCGGTACTCTTTTCAATGCTTCTATACATAAAGGCTCCACCTTTGCTAATTGTAAATTTTTTGGAGCGAATTTATTTGTTTCTAAATTTGAGGAATGTAAAATGACTGGATCGGATTTTGAAGAGGCGAATTTAGACGGAATGACAATCGAGGGTGGCGATTGGTCCTATACGAACTTACGGTTTGCGAATTTAAGTAAGCAAAAATTAAAAGGCATTCGCTTAGTTGAAGCTGACTTGTATGAATGTAATTTAGAAAAAACGGATTTACGTGATGCAGATTTGACAGGGGCACTGTTAGGGAAAGCTAAACTTGTAGGTGCTGATTTACGAGGTGCTACAGTTGATCGAATAGATTTCAAATCGTTTGATTTGAAAAATGTAAGATTGGACGTTGCGCAAGCAGTTGCAGTTGCTAAGTGTTATGGCGCAAAGATAAATTGA
- a CDS encoding peptide ABC transporter substrate-binding protein, whose protein sequence is MKWQERLSMVIILAISLFVSACSNKKVDEKANERVEKQILNVTISEEIPSLDTAKSMDGTSSHVMQNIFEGLYVLDEKDNPEPGVANSFDKSEDGKTYTFHLRKDAKWSNGDAVTAHDFVYAWRRAVNPNTTSQHAYMLFHMKNAEEINKGALPIDQLGVKAVDDDTLEIKLEQPIPYLLHLLALPIYLPQHETFVTEKGSKYGLEPEHLIYNGPFVLTDWKHEQEFQLKRNDTYWDKDKVKLKEINFHIVKDTATAVNLYESGSIDRIPINASFVDRYKGKQDFYATKDAAIAMLRFNQSNAALGNKKLRQSLSTALNKEAFVTHFLNNGATAAQGLVPVGYKNEIDGKDFRKENGDIAIYNIEKAKTLWEEAKKELRTESVTLEFLNFEQDHAKCTAEYIKEELEKHLQGLTIHIKQQPFKQKLQLEKTGQYEMSMVVWGPDYKDPISFLELFTTSNPNNKMAYSNPHYDELINKAKSDVVLQPRKRWEALQEAEKILIEDAAVAPLYHTGSAYLQKEYVKGIEKHQFGGVYTYKHAYINRK, encoded by the coding sequence ATGAAATGGCAAGAGAGACTATCAATGGTAATTATACTTGCAATATCTTTATTTGTTTCTGCTTGTAGTAATAAGAAGGTAGATGAAAAAGCAAATGAGAGAGTTGAAAAACAAATATTAAATGTAACGATATCAGAAGAAATCCCGTCCCTCGACACAGCAAAGTCAATGGATGGTACATCATCACATGTGATGCAAAATATATTTGAGGGGTTATATGTGCTTGATGAAAAAGACAACCCAGAACCAGGGGTTGCAAATTCCTTTGACAAAAGTGAAGACGGAAAAACATATACATTTCATTTGCGTAAAGATGCAAAGTGGTCAAATGGAGATGCGGTAACAGCGCATGATTTTGTCTATGCATGGAGACGTGCCGTTAATCCGAATACTACTTCACAACATGCATACATGCTATTTCATATGAAAAACGCAGAAGAAATAAACAAAGGCGCATTGCCCATTGATCAACTAGGAGTGAAAGCAGTCGATGATGATACGCTGGAGATAAAGTTAGAGCAGCCGATACCGTATTTGCTTCATTTATTGGCACTGCCTATTTATTTACCGCAGCATGAAACATTTGTGACTGAAAAAGGAAGCAAATACGGATTAGAACCAGAGCATTTGATTTATAATGGACCATTTGTATTAACAGATTGGAAACACGAGCAAGAGTTTCAGTTAAAGAGAAATGATACATATTGGGATAAGGATAAAGTGAAATTAAAGGAAATCAATTTTCATATTGTAAAAGATACAGCGACAGCTGTTAATTTATATGAATCTGGCAGTATTGATCGTATTCCTATTAACGCTTCATTTGTTGATCGATATAAAGGGAAACAGGACTTTTATGCGACAAAAGACGCTGCCATAGCCATGTTGCGTTTTAATCAAAGTAATGCTGCACTAGGAAATAAAAAATTACGTCAATCGCTTTCAACGGCTTTAAATAAAGAAGCCTTTGTAACGCATTTCTTAAACAATGGGGCAACAGCGGCACAAGGCCTTGTACCGGTAGGATATAAAAATGAAATAGATGGAAAAGATTTTCGAAAAGAAAATGGGGATATAGCCATATATAATATTGAAAAGGCGAAAACCCTTTGGGAAGAAGCAAAGAAAGAGCTTCGTACAGAAAGTGTTACACTTGAATTTTTAAACTTTGAACAAGATCATGCAAAGTGCACAGCTGAATATATAAAGGAAGAACTTGAAAAGCACTTACAAGGATTGACGATACATATAAAGCAGCAGCCATTTAAGCAGAAGTTACAGCTTGAAAAAACCGGACAGTATGAAATGTCTATGGTTGTATGGGGACCGGATTACAAAGATCCAATTAGTTTTCTTGAATTATTTACAACAAGTAACCCGAATAATAAAATGGCTTACTCAAATCCTCATTACGATGAACTGATAAACAAAGCAAAAAGTGATGTTGTATTACAGCCAAGGAAAAGATGGGAAGCTTTACAAGAGGCAGAAAAAATATTGATAGAGGACGCTGCAGTGGCACCACTCTATCATACCGGTTCGGCATACTTACAAAAGGAATATGTAAAAGGTATTGAGAAGCATCAATTTGGTGGTGTGTATACGTATAAGCATGCGTATATAAATCGTAAGTAA
- a CDS encoding bifunctional S-methyl-5'-thioadenosine deaminase/S-adenosylhomocysteine deaminase has translation MKTAYVSATIATLNEKNEVLKNGYIIVEDDKIIELQAGKLPTAVQVDQVIDLHGKWVLPGLVNVHTHVLMSILRGIGDDMLLQPWLETRIWPLESQFTPELAVASTELGLLEMVKSGTTAFSDMFNPIGVDQDTIMETVRNSGMRAAVSRTLFSFGTKEDEKKAIRDAEKYVKRYYNESGMLTTMVAPHSPYTCSTEMLEECARIAVENSAMVHIHLSETEREVRDIEAQYGKRPVEYVASCGLFQRPTVIAHGVVLNENERAFLAENDVRVAHNPNSNLKLGSGIANVKAMLESGIKVGIATDSVASNNNLDMFEEMRIATLLQKGIHKDATALPVKTALSLATKVAADVIGMKQTGSLEVGKYADFITIDPSNKPHLQPAEEVLSHLVYAASGKDVSDVVINGKQIVWNGECQTLDEERIIFEAGRYKRELNM, from the coding sequence TTGAAAACAGCTTATGTAAGCGCTACGATTGCGACCTTAAATGAAAAGAATGAAGTATTGAAAAACGGATATATCATTGTAGAAGATGACAAAATTATAGAATTGCAGGCAGGAAAATTGCCTACAGCAGTACAAGTAGATCAAGTCATTGATCTTCATGGAAAATGGGTATTACCAGGGCTTGTCAATGTACATACGCATGTATTGATGAGCATTTTACGCGGAATAGGCGATGATATGTTACTGCAGCCATGGCTTGAAACGAGAATTTGGCCACTTGAAAGTCAATTTACACCAGAGCTCGCTGTTGCAAGTACAGAACTTGGCTTATTAGAAATGGTGAAAAGCGGGACGACAGCATTTTCTGATATGTTTAATCCAATTGGAGTGGATCAGGATACTATTATGGAAACTGTTCGTAATAGTGGAATGCGTGCTGCTGTTTCACGAACGTTATTTAGCTTTGGCACGAAAGAAGACGAAAAGAAGGCAATCCGTGATGCGGAGAAATATGTAAAACGTTATTACAATGAAAGTGGCATGTTAACAACGATGGTCGCTCCTCACAGCCCGTATACATGCTCCACAGAAATGCTAGAGGAGTGCGCACGAATTGCAGTGGAAAATAGTGCAATGGTTCATATTCATCTTTCTGAAACAGAGCGTGAAGTTCGTGATATTGAAGCGCAATACGGAAAACGTCCGGTCGAGTATGTAGCGAGTTGTGGATTATTCCAGAGACCAACTGTCATTGCTCATGGTGTTGTGCTAAATGAAAATGAGCGCGCTTTCTTAGCGGAAAATGATGTACGCGTTGCACATAATCCAAACAGTAATTTAAAATTAGGATCGGGTATAGCAAACGTTAAGGCTATGCTGGAAAGTGGAATTAAAGTCGGAATTGCAACGGATAGTGTTGCTTCAAATAACAATTTAGATATGTTTGAAGAAATGCGCATCGCGACTCTGCTGCAAAAAGGGATTCATAAAGATGCGACGGCATTACCTGTTAAAACGGCTCTTTCATTAGCAACAAAAGTTGCAGCAGATGTAATTGGGATGAAGCAAACGGGTTCTCTTGAAGTAGGAAAATATGCTGATTTTATTACGATTGATCCATCTAATAAGCCACACTTACAACCAGCAGAAGAAGTGTTGTCACATCTTGTATATGCAGCGAGTGGAAAAGATGTTTCAGATGTTGTGATTAACGGGAAGCAGATTGTTTGGAATGGCGAATGTCAAACATTAGATGAAGAGCGGATTATTTTTGAAGCGGGCCGTTATAAGCGTGAATTAAATATGTAA
- a CDS encoding response regulator transcription factor: protein MKQQSILIVDDDTDIVQLIEAYLKQEGYQVIKAYNGVEALQLLGTNDVQLVILDIMMPAMDGIEVCRRIREKHSIPIILLSAKSTDVDKVIGLSTGADDYIVKPFSAIELVARVKAQIRRYTYLNQSSNHVHDTKIQIKGLEMDERSRKVTLYGKAINLTKTEYDILHLLAKHRNRVFTLEEIFESVWGEAAYESNNTVMVHIARLRGKIEENQKESKIIQNVWGVGYKIEG from the coding sequence ATGAAACAGCAATCTATATTAATCGTAGATGACGATACTGATATCGTTCAATTAATTGAAGCGTATTTAAAACAAGAAGGATATCAAGTTATAAAAGCTTATAACGGAGTAGAAGCGTTACAATTACTCGGTACGAATGATGTTCAACTTGTAATCCTTGATATTATGATGCCAGCTATGGATGGTATTGAAGTGTGTAGAAGAATAAGAGAGAAGCATAGCATTCCAATTATCCTATTAAGTGCGAAATCGACTGATGTAGATAAAGTAATTGGATTAAGTACAGGTGCAGATGATTATATCGTCAAACCATTTAGTGCAATTGAGCTTGTAGCACGAGTTAAGGCTCAGATAAGAAGATATACGTATTTAAATCAAAGTAGCAATCATGTACATGATACGAAAATACAGATTAAAGGGTTAGAAATGGATGAAAGATCTAGAAAGGTTACGTTGTATGGGAAAGCTATTAATCTTACGAAGACAGAATATGATATATTGCATCTTTTAGCAAAACATCGAAATCGAGTATTTACACTAGAAGAGATATTTGAAAGTGTTTGGGGAGAAGCAGCTTATGAAAGTAATAACACTGTCATGGTTCATATCGCAAGATTAAGAGGGAAGATAGAAGAAAACCAAAAGGAATCAAAAATTATACAAAATGTTTGGGGAGTCGGATATAAAATTGAAGGCTAA
- a CDS encoding class III extradiol ring-cleavage dioxygenase — protein sequence MMPSLFLAHGSPMLAIQDTDYTQFLKTLGETYQPKAIVIFTAHWESEVLTISFSDDEYETIYDFGGFPPELYEIKYTAKGSSTIASMLAEKFKNKGIPVQRDTTRGLDHGSWTLLHRMYPKADIPVIQISVNPFLPAKEQYEIGKAIQGLGQEDILVIGSGVTVHNLRMLKWEQTTPESWAVEFDEWLIEHIQKNNKEALLNWEIDAPHARLAVPRAEHFVPLFIAMGSGASEGKMIHRSYELGTLSYLCFQF from the coding sequence ATGATGCCATCTTTATTTTTAGCACACGGTTCTCCTATGCTTGCAATTCAAGATACAGACTATACACAATTTTTAAAAACACTTGGTGAAACATATCAGCCGAAAGCAATCGTTATTTTTACAGCTCATTGGGAGAGTGAAGTTTTAACGATTTCTTTTTCAGACGATGAATATGAAACGATTTATGATTTTGGCGGTTTTCCTCCTGAATTATATGAAATAAAATACACAGCAAAAGGTTCGTCAACCATTGCATCTATGCTAGCAGAGAAATTTAAAAACAAAGGAATTCCAGTTCAAAGAGATACAACGAGAGGATTAGATCACGGTTCCTGGACACTACTACACCGTATGTACCCAAAAGCTGATATTCCAGTCATTCAAATTTCAGTAAATCCATTTCTTCCAGCAAAAGAGCAATATGAAATTGGAAAGGCCATTCAAGGACTTGGACAAGAGGATATTTTAGTTATCGGTAGCGGTGTTACTGTACACAATTTACGAATGCTAAAATGGGAACAAACTACACCTGAATCATGGGCTGTTGAATTTGATGAATGGCTTATTGAGCATATACAAAAAAATAATAAAGAAGCTCTTTTAAATTGGGAAATAGATGCTCCCCATGCACGTTTAGCCGTTCCAAGAGCTGAACATTTTGTCCCTCTTTTCATTGCCATGGGAAGTGGCGCTTCTGAAGGAAAAATGATTCATCGTAGCTATGAACTTGGAACATTAAGTTATCTTTGCTTTCAGTTTTAG